In the genome of Salmo trutta chromosome 39, fSalTru1.1, whole genome shotgun sequence, the window CTCGCTTGTACCCCTGCTACTGAACCACCTGTCAATCAAAAACAACACCACCTAAACCCCTTTCTTCTTCCTCCAGGTTGCCATGGTAAATAAGTCCCTCCTTCCTGTGCGTTTCCGCCCGCCACTGCTCGGGGAGAGTGTGTTTTACACCCGCGGCCTCAAGTACAACTTTGAACTCATCCTCTTCTGGGGGccaggttggtgtgtgtgttttggagtttgtgctcgGTACACTTTGTTTGGTACacttttcacctctctctctgtctctgtctctctctctctcacccccccttccCAGGCTCTCTGTTTGAGAGTGAGTGGAGTTTGAAGCCGCAGTATAAGAGAGGTGGTAACAGGCTGGAGCTGGCAGACAAACTGGCATCACGTATACTGTGGATCGGCATCGCCAACCTCGTACTCTGTCCTGTCGTACTGGTCTGGCAAATACTGTATGCCTTCTTCAGCTATACAGaggtagggacacacacacacacaccgctgtgcTCCGTTATGGAGGCGTAGCAGATGCTGTAAAGCtcatttattgtgtgtgtgtgtgtgtgtgtgtgtgtgtgtgtgtgtgtgtgtgtgtgtgtgtgtgtgtgtgtgtgtgtgtgtgtgtgtgtgtgtgtgtgtgtgtgtgtgtgtgtgtgtgtgtgtgtgtgtgtgtgtgtgtgtgtgtgtgtgtgtgtgtgtgtgtgtgtgtgtgtgtgtgtgtgtgtgtaggtgataaAGCGTGAGCCAGGTAGTTTGGGAGCGAGGTGTTGGTCTCTGTACGGTCGATGTTACCTTCGCCACTTCAATGAGCTGGACCACGAACTGATGTCACGACTCAGCAAGGGCTACAAAGTaggactgaacacacacacacacacacacacacacacacatagaaggtGTGTAAGGTAATTATTGTGATATTGATGAACTGATTCTTGTCTGTTGCTGTCAGTGGTGGCTAAAATGTCAGATTTTCTTCACTTCCGTGCGTGTCCCTCCTCCAGGCGTCCTCTAGGTATATGAACTGCTTCCTGTCCTCGTTGCTGACGGTGGTGGCTAAGAATGTGGCGTTTTTTGCTGGCTCCCTATTGGCTGTCCTCATTGCTCTGACCATCTACGACGAAGACGTCCTCGCCGTGGAACACGTCCTGTCATCCATCACCCTGCTGGGAGTGTGTATCACTGTCtgcaggtgtgtgtctgtctgtgtgttaagtTATTTGAAGGATTCAGGACATCCTttcacattctccctctctcctcaggtcTTTTATCCCAGATAAACACTTGGTGTACTGTCCAGAGCAGCTGCTCAGGGTGGTCCTGGCTCACATCCACTACATGCCAGACCACTGGCAGGGCAACGCCCATCGCTACGAGACACGAGACCAGTTCTCACAGCTCTTCCAGTACAAGGCTGTGAGTAGCGCTATAGTCATAACCTTCTCCACTGTTTTTATAAAGCAGGAACTTATGAATCATTTCTGAAGCACATGGCATATTCTTCTCTACCCGGCcagagcctgtattcacaaagcatctcagattagaagtgctggtctaggatcagtgtTCCCTTTTTAAGGTCGCAATGAAGACGATTATATGTACagggggggggacctgatccaagatcagcatTCAGGTGTTTTAACCTTTCCTCTGGCTGTCCAGGTGTTTATCCTAGAGGAGCTGATCAGCCCCCTGGTGACTCCCTTCGTCCTGATCTTCAGTCTGAGGAGGAAGTCTCTGGAGATCATTGACTTCTTCAGGAACTTCACCGTGGAGGTGGTAGGGGTGGGAGACACCTGCTCCTTCGCTCAGATGGACATCAGACAGCATGGACACCCAGCGGTGAGACTCACGCACACAGATGAGCAATGCATAAATAGTGACTCTCTTTCCCATCCCTaactccttccttctctcctttctcttacttcctctccctccctccagtggATGTCTGAGGGGAAGACGGAGGCATCTATTTACCAACAGGCGGAGGATGGGAAGACTGAGCTGTCCCTGATGCATTTTGCCATCACCAACCCCCAGTGGCAGCCCCCCACCGAGACCACTCACTTCATCAGCCAGCTGAaggagagagtacagagagaggctacaggagacagacacagacacactctcacCTCTCTGTCAGAGTCagaggtagggagacagacagacatgccaaTACATACATTGACACTTCAATTTTGATCTCAAGTTTAACATTGTATACATTTCTGAGTTTTTTGTTTACACTGATATTTAAGGTAAAAATCGaattctctgtctctgtgtctctctctcgctcgctctctcagcCAAGGAGTCTGATAGCTAACTTCCTGGCAGGTCCCCCCTCATTGGCCTCTCTTCATCTGGGGCGGGACGGCGCCTTGACCAATCACGGGGCGGTGGGTGTTAGCGACGGGGCGTCCGCCTTGCGCTCCCTCTCAGTCAGCAGCATGAGGGGCAGCTGTAGCTCCACCCATAGGTCAGCCGGACACGCCTCTTCTGCAAGCAGAGCCATGGCGGGATCAAGGTAAAGCCCACGCTCCTCCCACAACTAATCAAGCAATCTATCAACTAACCGTCAATCAacaaactctctttctctcccccagtaCTGATGCTCGAACTGCTAGTTCAGGCAGTAGTGTGTGGGAAGGTCAACTGACAAGTCTCGTCCTATCAGAATACGCCTCCACGGAGATGAGCATCCACGCACTCTATATACATgaggtctgtctgtgtctggatGGATGGTTTTAAAAATGTTGCAATAAAGAGCATCAAAAGTAAATGcgtctctcccccttccctcccctctctctcccacttcctctccccctcttctcccctccctccttcctctcccctcactcccacttcctctccccctcttctcccctccctccttcctctcccctcgctcccacttcctctctccccctctgctcccctccctccttcgTCTCCCCTCGCTCCCacttcttctcccctccctccttcctctcccctctccctcccctctctcctacttcctctctccccctcttctcccctccctccttcctctcccctcgctCCCACTTACTCTCATTCCCTAATATGTAATGATATTGAAGATGACTGATATGGATCATACTGATATCACTCTGTGTGTGTCACTCCTCCAGACTCTGTCGGCCCGGGGGCCAGAGTGGTGAGGTCGGCGCGTGTGCCCATGGGGGGTTGGGCAGAGGAGGGACGGGGAGGCCGAGACCCCGACACTCTACCTGAGGGCTCAGAGGACGACATGCCTCCCAACATACACAAGGTGTttacaaaatcacacacacacagaggtcttgTGTATGGGGTTCCATATCAttgtttccctctctcctcaggtgACGTAACTGACCAGAGAGACCCCGCCCCCCTCCGCAAACACATCACACATCCTCATCCTACCAGAGAAGAACTTCCTGCTCATCTGTGAACTTTCGACCATGGCTTCACCTTTGACCCCAGATGGACAGACCTGTGGGATAGCAGCATGCCGTGTTATTCACTCTGGGCTAGAGAAAAACAATCGAGTAACAGTGTAAAGGCTACAAGGACTTCTTCTTGACACCCTCTGTGGATGACACTTCAGCCAATCAAGTGACGGTGGTTGATGACTTCATCATAACTGACAGCATGGAACCCGTAGCATATTTATCGGCTTTTTATAGCTGCCTCCTAGACACTAATCTAAGGTCAGCTTTATGGTTTGTCAccataatggttaaggttaggatttagggAGGGTAAACTGATcatagatctgtgcctaagggcaACTTCTATCCAGAGATGACTTTTTCTTCTTGCATTCGTTTACAAATCACGTGTGGGTGTAAACTGCCATTAATGTACCTTTTTAAAgataacatttagtaatgacaaGTTTGTACTTATTTATTGCACTTTCAGAGAAAAATCATTTTCTCGTGTATATGGGATATGACAGGAGAGCGGACTTCCACCAAGGTATGACTGCACGGGCACGAGGAATCCTCTTGGGTCTGGGTGGTAGATTGGATGATAGTGTTGTACAAAGATCTCATAGACATGAAGCAGGCACTAAACCGATACACACCGTGTGCATAGACATACTGGTATAATTCAAATCAGGACGTTGGACTATTCTAAGTATATCATTGAGGTGTAGATAGTTACTAAACACATCATAGTTATTGTTTTTGTGTCATAAATGAAAGAAAGTAAACTTACCGGGCTGATTGGAACATCAGCCTCTTCAGTGCCATATTTATGCGCTTAAAGCGGCAATCCGATAGTTGAAATGATAACAAAGCACCTCCACCACTGTTTCAGTAAAAGGTTGAAGGattgggctggagaaatgtaaccacactCAAATCCATAGACGGAGCTGTGGATGCCAGGACTTACCATCCATTccattttaaccatgttttgaggctatacagtgtttgtttacatttacaaatgtatattttggcttctgatggggtatgacagtggAACTAAGCTCATGGGGCATTTCTAAGTTCTACTCCAAGAATCAATGGGTTTATATCCAAAATGgatataagtccaaaaatggaagtagtaactgcagattgcccctttaagcacAACCATCACATAACTATACAGCAATGAATCTTCAATCCACTGGATAGATTAGTCAGCATCAGGCCGACTGCATGTTTTTTTCTGCCCAACTGTCTGGTGGAAAAAAGAGAATGCACTTTAATGACTTTGTTGAATCCAAAGGATGTCACTTATCAGTATATTGATTTTGATAATTTCATATTTGTATGACTTTATTTTAACCAGGGCTTGTGCCACCTTCAGAGAGTTGAGGTTGAGATGCATGGTGATTTACAGGTGTTTATTTTTGTGGTTCACACTGACTCTGGACTCACAAGTagactagcctggtcccagatctgtttaagTGCTGTATAACCAGCCCCCATATGGTCGACCATGCAgcactaacagatctgggaccaggctaaagatgacagatgcttccaataGATAGTCAGAGACTCTACAGCTGGGTATTCATTTCTAGAAGGCAAGGCCTGCAGCGGTGCTCGCTTTATTGATTGATATATTCCTGTAATTGAGTGGCCAGCCAGAGAGTCCAATCTGAATCAGACCCTGGATAAAAATAGAAGGCAGACCTGGAGGAATGGATTTGAATAATGTAAAGAGTCTCCTGGGACACAGTGGTACAAGTTTAACAACGAGGTAGTAGGACGCCTGAGCTGACACAGCCTACCTGTTTTTATAGATTGTCCTGTAAATTGCCATTTTGTACAGTTGTAAatcatcaataaaatgtatttaataacttTATGTAATTCAAGTTTTGTAAGTATGATATACACATAGTATAcaccgtccaatgaaatgcttacttataataAAATCGAAGAATACGaacaaagtaaatggctcagtagaatagaataaacattttagcagtTTTTTTGGAGGAGGTATTCAATGAAAACAGGAACGTTAGACAGTTAGGGAAAACGCCCCTGTCTATGGGGCAAAATGCCCCACAAAGATGAATGTGTTAAAATCAATTGTATATGTTTAATTGTGCCATTTTTTTTGTAATTGACTCTTAAAAGCTAAAGTCTAGGTATCttattttaattaaataaatcaaatatcgGAAAAGAAAATGGCATTGCACATTCACTATCCTCACAATAACCAGGTTTCCTTCCAACCTTTTTATGCTAGTAAAGTACAtaaatgtcatgacaggcctgattGAAACAACATTTTCCAGTTAACTTAccaaatgtcgacaaaataaAATAGGCTAGACAAGGTGAGATCTTTTTATATTTTtcggtaaaatgaattatgcaaaACATTTCGGTGGAAACCCTTTAAttcgcaaatattgatataataggCATGATATttaagtaaacttggagtcacgcgatgacatgtgtggtcctcccagacatgtgtggtcctcccactacgactcatccGGCAGGCATGCAGTTTATTTAAGTTAcggattaaataaatgatgatgaacttcacagggtagtgaaaagtgcaaggtgatgagatTGATGCTCCTTTCTAGGATCTTATTCTGGTGAGATGataatcgatgcttggctgccatttgacaaataaaaagaatcttgctcttttgtccataataaaaaTATCATCATGTACTCATGTAAGCCAGAGCTGGGAAACTCCAGTCCTTGGGGGCCGATAGGGGTATCACACTTTCCCCCATctctagcaaacacagctgattaaactaattgcattttaaactgaagatcatgattaggtgattattggagtcaggtgtgttagctggggctaaagcaaaagtgtgacaccaatcaatttttagtatttttttaatttcacttttatttaaccaggtttacaactgcgactctcatttacaactgcgacctggccaagataaagcaaagcagtgcgacaaaaacaacaacacagagttacacatgggataaacaaacgtacagtcaaaatcaatgtacagtgtgtgcaaatgtagtaagattagggaggtaaggcaataaataggccatagaggcgaaataattacaatttcgcattaacactggagtgatagatgtgcagataacgatgtgcaagtagggatactgggggtgcaaaagagcaaaaaaatatataaaaaaataaaaaaataacaatatgaggatgaggtagttgggtgtgctaattatagatgggctgtgtacaggtacagtgatcggtaagctgctctgacagctgatgcttaaagttagagagggagatatgtctccaacttcagtgatttttgaaattcgttccagtcattggcagcagagaactggaaggaaaggcggtcaaaagaggtgttggctttggggatgaccagtgaaatatacctgctggagcgagtgctatgggtgggtgttgttatggtgaccagtgagctgagataaggcagggctttacctagcaaagacttatagatgacctggagccagttggtttggcgacgaatatgtaacgagggccagccaacgagagcatacaggtcgcagtggtgggtagtatatggggctttggtgacaaaacggatggcactgtgatagactacatccaatttgctgagtagagtgttgaaggctattttgtaaataacatcgccgaagtcaagaatcggtaggatagtcagttttatgaaggtatgtttggcagcatgagtgaaggtggctttgttgcgaaataggaagcccgATTCGAAatataattttggattggagatacttattttgagtctggaaggagagtttacagtctagccagacacctaggtatttgtagttgtccacatattctaagtcagaaccgtccagagtagtgatgctagtcgggcgggcgggtgcaggcagcgatccgtggaagagcatgcatttagttttactagcatttaagagcagttggaggccacggaaggagtgttgtatggcattaaagctcgtttggaggtttgttaacacagtgtccaaagaagggccagatatatacagaatggtgtctgcgtagaggtggatcaaagaatcacccgcagcaagagcgacatcattgatatatacagagaacagagtcggcccgagaattgaaccctgtggcacccccatagagactgccagtggtccggacaacaggccctctgttttgacacactgaactctgtctgagaagtcaTTTGataaaccaaggctattgagtctgccgataataatgcggtgattgacagagtcgaaagccttagccaggtcgatgaagacagctgcacagtactgtcttttatcgatggaggttatgatataatttaggaccttgagtgtggctgaggtgcacccatgaccagcttggaaaccagattgcatagtggagtaggtatggtgggattcgaaatggtcagtgatctgtttgttaacttggctttcgaagattttagaaaggcagggtaggatagatatacagttgaagtcggaagtttacatacaccttagccaaatatacttaaactcagtttttcacaattcctgacatttaatcctagtaaaaattccctgtcttaggtcagttaggatcaccacttcattttaagaacgtgaaatgtcagaataatagtagagagaatgatttatttcagcttatatttctttcatcacattcccagtgggtcataagtttacatacacccaattagtatttggtagaattgcctttaaattgtttaacttaagccattttgtccttaagccattttgccacaactttggaagcatgcttgaggtcattgtccatttggaagacccatttgtgaccaagctttaacttcctgactgatgtcttgagatgttgcttcaatatatccacatcatttcccatcctcatgatgccatctattttgtgaggtgcaccagtccctcatgcaccaaagcacccccacaacatgatgctgccacccccgtgcttcacggttggaatagagttcttcggcttgtaagcctccccctttttcctccaaacataacgatggtcattatggccaaacagttctatttttgtttcatcagaccagaggacatttctccaaaaagtacgatctttgtccccatgtgtagttgcaaactgtagtctggcttttttattgcggttttggagcagtggcttcttccttgctgagcagcctttcaggttatgtcgatataggacttgttttactgtggatatagatacttttgtacctgtttcctccagcatcttcacaaggtcctttgctgttgttctggggttgatttgcacttttctcaccacaGTACGCTCAtccctaggagacagaacgtgtctccttcctgagcggtatgacggctgtgtggtcccatggtgtttttacttgcgtactattgtttgtacagatgaacgtggtaccttcaggcatttggaaattgctcccaaggatgaaccagacttgtgctacaatttatttctgaggtcttggctgatttcttttgattttcccatgatgtcaagcaaagaggcactgagtttgaaggtaggccttgaaatacatccacaggtacacctccaattgactcaaattatgtcaattagcctatcagaagcttataaagccatgacatcattttctggaattttccaagctgtttaaaggcacagtcaatttagtgtatgtaaacttctgacccactgcaattgtgatacagagaattataagtgaaataatctgtctataaacaattgttggaaaaattacttgtgtcatgcacaaagtagatgtcctaactgacttgccaaaactatagtttgttaacaagaaatgtgtggagtggttgaaaaacgatgaccgcgacagctttccaatctttggggatctcagacgatacgaaagagaggtttaacaggctagtaataggggttgcaacaatttcggaggatcattttaaaaagagaggttccagattgtctagcccagctgctttgtagggatccagattttgcagctctttcagaacatcagctgtctggatttgggtgaaggagaagcggggggtgcagagctgttggccagggtaggggtagccaggtgaaaagcatggccagccgtagaaaaatgctttttgaaattatcgattatcttagatttatctgtggtgacagtgtttcctagcctcagtgcagtgggcagctgggaggaggtgctcttattctccatggactttacagtgccccaaaaggactggagttgcccatccctgatgtagGCTGTATATGTGCTCTAGCTAACAGCGGCTGATAGCACTGTTgcctagagcagggtttcccaaactgatcctgggccccccctgggtgcaggttttggtttttcccctagcactacacagctgattcaaataatcatagcttgatgacgagttggttatttgaatcagcagtACCGTGAGTGCTTTGAAAAAAAAAACGCTCACCCAGGGGAGGCCctaggacagagtttgggaaaccctgcgcacatgccaataccagagtgcGAGAAAAACATCAGTAGaattgaaaatgcgatggaagcctatttaacttttgtttgttATTCGGTACATGGCaatttaaccgcaaaaggtaTTTTATGTGCACAATGTCATCATGCATATGAcatatctgcaacaagtcaatatgatggaaacacatctctggtgggaaaatgcgcatattgtttttatgcgtattttagaatattcacatgaaaatctatcaccaaattggatggaaacctattttatgatgaggttttgatgtaTGGCCCATCTTTATATTTTCACCCTTCCTGTCCAAGTAATCCTAAAATATCTCAAAATTGACTGTGTAACTCAAAGAAGTtacttatagatgatttggaAATGATTTGGTAAATGCTAATATATACAGtaggtaccattgacttgcatcGATTGTCTTGGGGGCATTTTGCCCCAAACATACTcacttaaaataaaaaacagataaaaaagaTTATCTCTAATCAAGTGGACTATTTATATTTAGGCTCCCCTACTGGTATATATAAAAATTTTGTCATTTTTCTAAATGACAAAATATTTGAACAATGCACCTCAAAATCGTTTTGTTTGAGTGACTTAAACGTTGAGATGAGACAGATGGCATTTTTAGTTGAGCAAGACTAGTGGCATCCAGGGAAAGTGTCGAACACTTTTGGGAGACATAAAGTGGTTTGTGTGAGAATTACAGAAGCGGGCGTTTAACCCCAAGCCACcctaatacaggaaggcacaatttatagtccaatatttacaagTGTTTTGGGGAAGGTGTGATTGGGGTGCAAGTGTTTAAATTGAACAGTATTTAGCAATCATAATAAaagtcttatatatatatatagtgtttacCGGTTAATCTATCGTCAACAACTTTCCCTTCTTCACAAGTATTCCACAAAACAATTGACCAGTCAAGACTACACCACCAGGTGGCAGGCTACTCCCACTCAACAATGACTCCTGTCCTGTCCCACACATCAGTGTCAACGTTGACTCCTGTCCCGCTCATCAAAGTGCTAAAAGGAGCAGATAGTTCCAGTATTTATGTCCGTTATCATTTCTGAGAGTTTCTAACGTTGGTTATGATATATAATGGCAGTTTATTTTATAAGAGCCCGgatagctcagtcggtagagcatcagACTTTTAATCTGAGGGTCCAGGGTTCAAGTCCCTGTTCGGGCGATACCCTTTTCTCTCCAGGGGTGTTAGAATCTTATAACCAATGAAGGTGGTTCAATTACGCAAATCACGTGCCGTACAATTTTCCAACGTCCCTGTTTGGGCGTCCTCCAGTCCCACCCATCTGCTGATAGGAGCAGTTAATTCCAGTGTTTAGATTGATTATAATTTCTGATAAATATAGACTTTAATTTCTAACACTGATAATGTATAATAGCGGGTCCCCTTACAAAGAACAGAGCCCGgatagctcagtcggtagagcatcagACTTTTAATCTGAGGGTCCAGGGTTCAAGTCCCTGTTCGGGCGATACAGTTTTCTCTCCGGGGTGTTGGAGTCTTCTGTCCCCTCATAAAAGTAGTTAAATTATGCTAATCACTTGCCGTATAATTTTCAGAGGAGTGACATCGGTTGAACAGGTAAGGTTGCAAAAGAGATTTGTGGACTGACAAAAATATGATGTAATTCTTCTACGACATTTGTTGCATACTTTAAATTTGAAATGCATCCCGTAGCCTACCAAAGTTTTTTTGAAGGGGTTGCTTGTGCGATATGCAAGTAGTAGGAGTAGGCCAAGTAGTAAAACGCCAACCTTGTGTTGGGCCTATGGATTGGAGTCGGCTATGCTCGGCTACAAGTTGTAATTAAGCTATCTGGTATTACACAGTCGGCTATGCTCGGCTACAAGCTGTAATTAAGCTATCTGGTATATGTCCAAGAAATTAAAAGCCATTAAAGGAGTTGCAGGGCTAGACTAGAATTCAGGAAAAACAGCACAGCTGGCTTGTGCATATTTGCCTCCTGGTAgtaagaaaatgtgtttttgtaaaagtAGGGGAGTATGTTTGTTTCTTTGAAATGGTGCAGATACATCAACCTGCACCAATTCACCTGCACCCGGGCCAACTGTTACTCGTTCTGAGGCTCATGGAAATGGACATTGATTGTATGTAAAATATGTAGGCATATATTTATTTAGGCTCACATTTCAGAGATGTTTTTGGTTTATTACAGACAGTATTCTGTCTCTTTTTCTGCTCATATTGACAGCTTTGCCTTGGCGAGAGAAGTCGAGGCTGTGTTCTGTTAGGCATCAGCGACTCTCACTCAAGGCAGTATAAATGGTAAACCATGCGGTTTATATGTTTTGTGGCCCACCACTGCACCATTAATTTACATTGTATTGTCCCTCCATTGTCTATCCCATAGAGAATTGtagaggactctagtgcccaaaagcTAGTTTTAGCATGGGCGGTGCCATTgagactttcaccattttgaagtagtcaactgggtggggctTCCTATGGGTCAAGGAAGACATAATTCCATTTGGGTAATTCGGAGGGATAATCCAATTAATTATACtcgtgagcaaacattccataactgcaggtggcagtaaaacGCCAACCTCGACTTTATACCTATTCAAATGGCACACTCCAGGTGGCTGTATGCACCCTTTTTAGTTTATTTACCAgctcatagaagtagtagaagaagaaaatggactacttcaaaatggagatggccacAATGGCGCTGCCTAAGGGTTTCTATTGCTCAAATAAATTCCATAGAAGGCCACATAGAGAAGTCAGATTTGAAAATTCAGAATAATAacactttagtcatcacctttGTAAACAAACCATCCATtgaattattaaaataattgtcGCTGAggccaaatatttttttcccccgtcACTTTCAGGCAAAGATATTAACTCTTTTTATATTCATCCAGTGTCTGCTGTGTTTTTGGATGACGTGATGATGCGATGTTGGTCTGTATAAACCGGATGCAACCCAGATATAAACGGTGCTGCCCTGCATTGTGCAATTCCAGTCctctggggcctgattggtgtcacagttttgccccagccccagctaacacaactgactccaataatcacctaatcatgatcttcagtttagaatgcaatgtGATTAATCAGCTCTGTTtactagggatggagaaaaagtgtgacaccaatcaggctcccgaggactggagttgcccagccccaatgggacagatacaatgatgagtcctctatcattctctatggtctATCCTTGCTGTGCTTCTCTGTTACCACTGGGGGCTACTGCAAGTTTTACTTGTTACTTGAATGGGAGAGGAACGTCCGTTTTAGAAGGGCTATGTTTATGGTTTGTAACAACCTTATTagcttattaaaacatatatttaCAGTACCATATAAACACTTGTctttaaaaatcatgttatttACATACGGTCTTCAGGCCTCGTTGGCGCAGTAGGCAGCgcgtcagtctcataatctgaaggtcGTGAGTTCGAGCCTCACACGGGGCAGACATCTTTTATTGTAATTTTACGGTTGAGATGTGTTTTTTATACAATTTACaacattttattttgaataatGTTTATGGAGAATCATCACtttgtgtgtgcctc includes:
- the LOC115179113 gene encoding autophagy-related protein 9A produces the protein MAAHFDTEYQRLEASYSDSPPGEENLLVHVPDGNKSPWHHIENLDLFFQRVYNLHQKNGFTCMLLGEVFELVQLLFVVGFTVFLANCVDYDILFANKFVNHTDSSKVTLPDAFLPVDVCSASIRDNVTVMFVLMISGVFWLHRLIKFIYNVCCYWEIRSFYTNALKMSMAELPYFTWQEVQARIVEIQKEHQICIHKKELTELDIYHRILRFKNYMVAMVNKSLLPVRFRPPLLGESVFYTRGLKYNFELILFWGPGSLFESEWSLKPQYKRGGNRLELADKLASRILWIGIANLVLCPVVLVWQILYAFFSYTEVIKREPGSLGARCWSLYGRCYLRHFNELDHELMSRLSKGYKASSRYMNCFLSSLLTVVAKNVAFFAGSLLAVLIALTIYDEDVLAVEHVLSSITLLGVCITVCRSFIPDKHLVYCPEQLLRVVLAHIHYMPDHWQGNAHRYETRDQFSQLFQYKAVFILEELISPLVTPFVLIFSLRRKSLEIIDFFRNFTVEVVGVGDTCSFAQMDIRQHGHPAWMSEGKTEASIYQQAEDGKTELSLMHFAITNPQWQPPTETTHFISQLKERVQREATGDRHRHTLTSLSESEPRSLIANFLAGPPSLASLHLGRDGALTNHGAVGVSDGASALRSLSVSSMRGSCSSTHRSAGHASSASRAMAGSSTDARTASSGSSVWEGQLTSLVLSEYASTEMSIHALYIHETLSARGPEW